The Streptomyces sp. NBC_01244 genome contains a region encoding:
- a CDS encoding extracellular solute-binding protein, producing the protein MVADYEVRGQSDNTEQYWNDLITAFEAAHPDIKVKVDVEPWDYVDGKVAAMTKAGQAPDLAQLKSYADFAERGDLYSVDSLLSITVQANFVRSFAVAGEHDKTQYGMPFTASTRLLFYNEDLFTKAGIPNPPRTWDQLKAAAQKLNSRTRVSYPIAVPLGPEEAQIETMAWMLGGEGGYTSSIGSYTINSTNNVNSLKWLKENLVTEGLTGPVPVNKLNRRDAYAAFLRGEAGMVNGYPSLLQAAKAAGIRVGVVPVPSRSGESTPAPAAVDWMMAFKRNGHREELGTFLNFVFKDKNVKEFATRNNLLPVTMSVTQQMKADAGHEDLARFLEELPTSELPPVGKNSWAVVSDSIKRNIGTAMTSGGSPSTALDGIANDAKKAEGQPR; encoded by the coding sequence GTGGTTGCCGACTACGAGGTGAGGGGCCAGTCCGACAACACCGAGCAGTACTGGAACGATCTGATCACCGCGTTCGAGGCCGCACATCCCGACATCAAGGTCAAGGTGGACGTCGAGCCCTGGGACTACGTGGACGGCAAGGTCGCCGCCATGACCAAGGCGGGCCAAGCACCGGACCTGGCGCAGCTGAAGTCGTACGCCGACTTCGCAGAGCGAGGCGATCTCTACTCCGTCGACAGCCTGCTCTCCATCACCGTGCAGGCGAACTTCGTGCGCTCGTTCGCCGTCGCGGGAGAACACGACAAGACCCAGTACGGCATGCCGTTCACTGCCTCGACCCGGCTCCTCTTCTACAACGAGGACCTGTTCACAAAAGCAGGCATCCCCAACCCCCCGAGGACCTGGGACCAGCTGAAGGCGGCGGCTCAGAAGCTGAACAGCCGCACCCGTGTCTCGTACCCGATAGCCGTGCCGCTGGGGCCCGAGGAGGCCCAGATCGAGACGATGGCCTGGATGCTGGGAGGCGAAGGCGGATACACCAGCTCCATCGGGTCGTACACGATCAATTCGACGAACAACGTCAACAGCTTGAAATGGCTGAAGGAGAACCTCGTCACGGAGGGGCTCACCGGTCCCGTCCCGGTGAACAAGCTCAACCGCAGGGACGCCTACGCGGCGTTCCTGCGTGGCGAGGCGGGCATGGTCAACGGGTATCCCTCCTTGCTGCAGGCCGCAAAGGCTGCAGGGATCAGAGTCGGCGTAGTACCTGTGCCGAGCCGCAGCGGCGAGAGCACCCCGGCCCCGGCGGCGGTCGACTGGATGATGGCGTTCAAGCGGAACGGACACCGCGAGGAACTGGGCACGTTCCTCAACTTCGTCTTCAAGGACAAGAACGTAAAGGAATTCGCAACGCGCAACAATCTGCTGCCCGTCACCATGTCGGTGACCCAGCAGATGAAAGCGGATGCCGGGCACGAAGACCTGGCGAGGTTCCTGGAGGAGCTGCCGACCTCGGAGCTGCCCCCCGTCGGCAAGAACTCATGGGCCGTGGTGAGCGACAGCATCAAGCGAAATATAGGCACCGCGATGACCTCCGGCGGCAGCCCCTCCACCGCCCTGGACGGGATAGCCAACGACGCCAAGAAGGCCGAGGGGCAACCGCGTTAG